CACTTCGAAATAGGCCTCGGCGGAATCGACCACTTTCCACACCACTACGGTGGCGATTTCGATGGGGTTACCGTTGGCGTCGTTGACCTTGAGCTTGCCGCTCTCGAAGTTGCGAATACGCAGGGAGATGGGTGTGCGCTTGAAGATCAGCGGGTTGGCCCAGCGCAGACCGGTCGTGTGCTCGGTACCTACATATTTGCCGAACAGCTGCAGGATCTTGCCCTGGTTGGGCGCCACCATGAACAGGCCGTGCCAGCAGAATACGACGATCACCGTCACCAGCCCCCACCCCCCCGCCATGGCAAAGTCCGTCGCCACCAGGTTGCGCACCAGCATAACCGCGCTGAGTAGCTGCAGCGCCAACAGAACCGCCAGCATTGCGTAACCATTGACGGTAAATGCACGTTTTTCCTTGATCATTAAACCTATCCCTTTGATGTCATTTTGATATCAAAATAGCACCAGACAGACAAGGGCACAACCGGCGCGGGGACCGTATCGCGATCCGTAGAGAAAAAAGGTGCCAGTCGCTGGCAGGGGGAAGCGTGGAAACCGCGTTGGTAGCCCGGCTGCAGGCGCACAGTTCAGACCACAGCGCTATTCGCCTGCAAGCAGGCGGCAAGGTGGGTTAGGCAAGGTGGGTGGGCGCTGTGAGTTACAGGCCGAGAGTGACGGGACTTCCCTGCTGCTCGGTCAATACCCGGTCCAGCAGTGTCGGCAGGTCTTCACCGCTGCCACTGCACTTCCAGCCGGGATTTTCGAAACTGAGGTGATAGCCCCCGGAGCGTGCTGCCACCCACAGTTCCTGCACCGCACTCTGGCGCGACAGGATCACCTGAGTGCCGTTGTCTTCTAGGGTGATGGTGAGCACCGCATCCGCTCGCTCGTAATCCATATCCACATCGCAATTGTCGAGCGCATCCTCGATCGCCATC
This is a stretch of genomic DNA from Microbulbifer bruguierae. It encodes these proteins:
- the cyaY gene encoding iron donor protein CyaY — translated: MTQAASQATYNAAIEETLMAIEDALDNCDVDMDYERADAVLTITLEDNGTQVILSRQSAVQELWVAARSGGYHLSFENPGWKCSGSGEDLPTLLDRVLTEQQGSPVTLGL